One stretch of Acidicapsa acidisoli DNA includes these proteins:
- a CDS encoding potassium channel family protein — translation QRALGGDMRKMGAFRFAALVVRLAMAVVVLHGLEILLWATFYRWRCLPSWDSAIYFSASSYSTLGCSDVSLPLQWRTLGPLESVIGVLMCGISASLLFAIVTRLINREEQSSPKEQGADVYRFSRYVPPVVEICRKGNSNE, via the coding sequence TACAACGAGCTTTGGGCGGCGATATGCGCAAAATGGGCGCCTTTCGCTTCGCAGCATTGGTTGTGCGATTGGCAATGGCGGTTGTCGTTCTGCACGGATTGGAGATTCTGCTGTGGGCGACGTTCTATCGATGGCGTTGCTTGCCATCTTGGGACTCGGCAATCTACTTCTCCGCGAGTAGTTATTCCACGCTTGGATGCAGTGACGTTAGCCTCCCATTGCAGTGGCGCACCCTTGGGCCGCTCGAGAGCGTCATCGGTGTGTTGATGTGTGGCATATCGGCGAGTCTTCTGTTTGCAATTGTCACCCGGCTTATTAACCGCGAGGAGCAATCCTCGCCTAAAGAACAGGGAGCTGACGTTTACCGGTTCTCCAGGTACGTGCCGCCAGTAGTTGAGATATGCCGGAAAGGAAATAGCAATGAGTAG